A genomic window from Carassius gibelio isolate Cgi1373 ecotype wild population from Czech Republic chromosome A11, carGib1.2-hapl.c, whole genome shotgun sequence includes:
- the LOC128022446 gene encoding kelch domain-containing protein 8A-like, producing the protein MTVPSAHEFHWQSLACLSSGRVYHSLADVGGQLYMVGGCDASGRPTSALDLYSPEVDRWLSLPPMPTPRAGAAVAVLGKQLLVVGGMGKDQRPLKAVEVYNTEEGKWRKRCSLREASMGLSVTVKDGRALAVGGMGADLLPRSVLQQYDLRKDVWALLPPMPTPRYHTSICLLGSKIYVAGGRQCKRLVKAFEVFDMESRTWSSLPSLPCKRSYSGVLWDSAGHLCWLGGLRQGGLHQSSKFTKNVNIFDTNQGTWLKSEDTVPLKTKRADFAAAIVRGRMIVAGGLGHQPSVLDTVEAFHPEKRKWEMLSPMASPRCSATSIVIRDRLLVVGGVNQVPSSAHEILYVKEEEIL; encoded by the exons ATGACGGTGCCCTCGGCCCATGAGTTTCATTGGCAGAGCCTGGCGTGTCTTTCCAGTGGCCGCGTGTATCACTCATTGGCTGATGTCGGGGGGCAGCTGTATATGGTGGGGGGTTGCGATGCCTCGGGTCGACCCACCAGCGCTCTTGATCTCTACTCCCCTGAAGTGGACCGCTGGCTCAGTCTTCCTCCGATGCCCACGCCGAGAGCCGGTGCGGCGGTTGCTGTCTTAGGTAAGCAGCTGCTGGTGGTCGGGGGAATGGGGAAGGACCAGCGCCCCCTGAAGGCCGTGGAGGTATACAACACAGAAGAAGGCAAGTGGAGGAAGAGGTGCTCACTCAGAGAGGCATCCATGGGGCTTTCTGTCACTGTTAAAG ACGGCAGAGCTCTTGCTGTTGGGGGTATGGGAGCAGACCTCCTGCCTAGAAGTGTTCTCCAGCAGTACGACCTTCGCAAGGACGTGTGGGCGCTCCTTCCACCCATGCCCACCCCGCGCTACCATACCAGCATCTGCCTACTGGGCTCCAAAATCTACGTGGCAG GTGGACGTCAGTGTAAGCGTTTGGTGAAGGCGTTTGAAGTCTTTGACATGGAAAGCCGCACCTGGTCCTCTCTACCCAGCCTGCCCTGCAAGAGATCTTATTCTGGGGTCTTATGGGACAGTGCAGGACATCTCTGCTGGTTAGGAGGGCTCAGACAAGGAGGACTACACCAAAGTTCAAAGTTTACCAAGAATGTTAACATCTTTGATACCAACCAAG GAACTTGGTTAAAATCGGAGGACACTGTACCCTTGAAGACCAAGCGAGCAGACTTTGCCGCAGCCATAGTGCGAGGCAGAATGATCGTGGCTGGAGGTCTAG GCCATCAGCCATCAGTGCTGGACACTGTTGAAGCCTTCCATCCCGAAAAAAGGAAATGGGAGATGCTGTCGCCTATGGCCTCGCCGCGTTGCTCTGCCACCAGCATCGTGATCCGTGATCGCTTACTGGTAGTAGGAGGCGTCAATCAAGTCCCAAGCTCTGCCCACGAGATTCTATATGTAAAAGAGGAGGAGATTCTTTAA